The window GAGGACTGGCCTCCTCTCCCCTTTCTTGAAGCCACGGCAACCCCCCGAACAAACCCCCAATTACAACGACGCACCACCGCACCGCGCCCCATCCCCGTCCCCATCGCCACCGCTTTTAAATCCCCACCGCGAACGGACCGAACGGCCGGCCTACCCACCCCCTGCCGCTCCCTGCCTAGGGTTTTGAGTCCCGCCCCCCTCCGCCGCGCACCATGGGCCCCGACGAGCTCCCCAAGGCCGCCGCCGCCGGTGCCGAGGAGGCCGCCCCGTTCTCCTTCAGCATCTGGCCGCCGACGCAGCGGACGCGGGACGCCGTGGTGCGGCGCCTGGTGGACACGCTGGCCGGCGACACCCTCCTCTGCAAGCGCTACGGCGCCGTGCCGGCCGCCGACGCCGAGCCCGCCGCGCGGGCCATCGAGGCCGAGGCCTTcgacgccgccgccgtcaccggcgGGGCCGCCGCCTCCGTCGAGGAGGGCATCGAGGCGCTGCAGCTCTACTCCAAGGAGGTCAGCCGCCGCCTCCTCGACTTCGTCAagtcccgctccgccgccgccaagGCCGAGCCGCCGGCCGAGGAGGCGCTCGCCGTCAAGGAGGAGACCTCCCAGGCCTGAGCCCCGGACGAGAACCGTTCGTTTCGATTATGCTTCGAGATAAAATTCATTTGCATCTAGAGTTCGTGTGCGGCGTTGGCCTCTGCTTGGGATGAGTTGCCTGTAGGTTGTTCGCGTGCCTGTGCTGTTATTGTTCTTTCAGTAGCTGCTGGTTACCTTTTTTTTTAGTGTGTTCGTTTATTACTTCCGTTTGTATCTGTGAACAAGAATTATCTTCACCTTGTCGTGGCAATGATCCAAGATTTGACCGGAATATCTGTCACCAAGCTTCTCAGATCAATACATATTTTATAATTCTGTAGCATAATTTCAGACTGAAGGTGTGGAACAAGGCCCAAATTATGGGCAATCCACCCTTCGTTCTAATGGCAGTAGTGTGTTCTGAACCCCGATCATGCTTTTATTTGAATTTTCTGTGCTAGTAGGGACACATTTGATTAATGATGATTATGGTTTGAGCAATCATAGCATTGTGTCTCACTTTTAGTATGCTCTGTCTTTCGCCTTTTCTATCTCTTAAGCAAGGGATAATGATTCATATCTGACTGACCAtcgaaatctcaagcatctcaagtAACCTACTGGTCGAATTCTGAGAGTCGAGAGTCAAGCCCTTCTGTTTCAAAACCTCTGAACTCTGATCAGTGATTTTAGTCCAGTCGGGTAATGTAATGCATATGAAGACATCTATCTAATTGCTGAATATGCAGTACGCCAATCAGAACATTGTGCCTCTCAGTCCTTCCATAAATTTATGGAAAGGAACATTGTGTCTCAGTCACTGCATTGAAGGAGTTTTACTAGTTGGTATTTTTGTACATTTTGAGTCAGTATTTGCTACTCTGGCGATTATCTTGTAGCAAGGAGTCTTCATATCTTGCCGTTGCTAGTGAAGGCCAAGTATTATTCTCCTTTCTGCTTTCAGTAAATCTCGAGTTCATCATCTTTTAAATGATGTGATATAGAATAGCAATATTTTGTAGCGAAAATAAACAGATTAAAGCATGCTTCTCTTTTCTTTTGCCCATCACTTGACTGAGAACGTTTCACTCGCGAGTTTGGTGATGCTATAGCTTTCTAATACCTGTCCTTAGGATCAGTTGGACCAAAATAATGGAGATCTTGTCATTCTTGGATGGCGATCGTCTTGTTCTCGACCAGTCTGGCTGACATGAAACGTTGTTGTTTAGCCAGTTTCTACATAATTAAATATGGTTTAACTAGTTTGAAGATGGAGACATAATGTCTTCCATGATTGGTATGCTCCATTCGCAAGAGGTCGCCCTGTGAACCAAAGTGGAACCTCTCTTGAAACTGCCGGTGCTTATATTCTTCCACGCTTAACCTGCATGAACTGATAcaattttttctttcttctttttgatAACTGTGTATTTTCTGGATCCATCCAGTTCAACAAACGTTTTGCAGAAATTGGTGCTTGCTGGTGAGCTGGTTGCTTGGTTACTTTGAGTTTGATCATTCATTCACAGAAGTGGGGTTTGTTGTACCATACCAAAGCTTTCTGGTGGCTGTAGTTTGCAGTTTGCTTGGACGCCTTCTCAACCGAAATGCAGCACGAGCACTAGCAGCAGTGCTGCACTCCACCACCCGAAGCTTGCAGTTTGTGTAGTCGTGTTGTCCAGCTGCCGAGCTTGGTAGGTACGTTCCCTGGAGCTTGGCTATATCCATATCTCGCTTGCTTTCAGTTCCAGACAATAAACATGGCATGCTTCGGGGACCTTCTGGGGTCCCGTCGCGTCGTTGTTTTTAACATTGTCATTAGCAAGCAGATAAGTTCCACGCCTCTGTGTGACGCTGATGTGATAATGCCACGACTGCCTAGTTCCATCTACTCGAATAGAAATGCAGTCCTGGTAAGCGTAAGGAGGATTGTGCAAGCAGACGCAGCTTATCAGACGTTAGCTCCAACTGGTTAACTCGTTCAGGTTTGTACCACTTGGGCTTTGCTTCTGAATCCCTTTTCACGTAAGTGTGTTTGGACAGGAGCTTAAGCATTGCGTTGCCAGGGGACTGGATCGTTCTAAAAATATACTCCctttgatccatattacttgtcgtagCTTTAGTATCGATTGACCAGCCTTAAGTcaaatataagtttcttttttgaaaCAAAGCAAAAGACTTGCTATTGTTATTGATTAAGGAGTAAGAATTGCCCGGTTAGTTaacggaaaaccgggctaaaaccggtACATCCAGACCCACATGATATGGGCACCACTggccaacctggccaccgacatggAACACAGAGCTACAAGTAAGAAAGGCATCCACCGTGGAGTCTCAAGTGTCATCGTCATCACGTGTGGCCATCGGTTGCCCCCGAACGAGCGACTCCGACTTCACCATGGAGCTCATCATCGGAGCCAACCCGTAAAACAGCTGCATAAAAGCCATGACGGCACATGTTAACAGATGGCCACACGTGCAAGCAAACCGATAGCTCCGACTTTGATGATGAGCATCGCAAGGAAAATATGTAAGACTTGCACCCAAGTCCCGAGAGTCAAATATAAGATTAAGGTGCAACATTAACCGTTCTGGCACACAATCAACAATACCATCAGGAACACGCTTATGTTCATCAATCAATAGTTTAATGTCGAATCAATACCATGAGGTTCTAAAAAAACAGTAACGTGCACATGTTCTCAAGATTATAATACAAAATAGTTTAATGTTAagtattctttttttttgcggggaaaagaGAGCTTTATTAATCTGTCAAAGAGGCTNNNNNNNNNNNNNNNNNNNNNNNNNNNNNNNNNNNNNNNNNNNNNNNNNNNNNNNNNNNNNNNNNNNNNNNNNNNNNNNNNNNNNNNNNNNNNNNNNNNNNNNNNNNNNNNNNNNNNNNNNNNNNNNNNNNNNNCCTCCGACACCTCTAGTGCACATGCATGCCTAGCACATAGATGGGTTGGGACATTGGCGTGTCTCTTTACATGACGAATAGAAAAACTAGAAAAATTTGAAGCTAAACCCTCAATATCAAGCAACACCGGCGCTAATAACGAGCGCGAAGTACGGCGCGAGTTTCAGAGTTGGACAACCTCCGAGCTGTCGGTTTCCAGCTCGACTCGCACATAACCTCGAAGTTGGGCAAAGATCACTCTCTCCCGGAGAGCTAGCGCCTCCGCCACCAATGGATCAGTAACACCCTGGAGTGGCTTGCACCAGGCACCGAGGAATGATTCAGATGTTCTGGCAACACCTCCCAGCCGGCATATATTGGCCTCCACAGACAGGCCCACATCTGTATTAATCTTGATACAATCATTCTCAGGTGGCCTCCATCCATGTCCTGGTAGGATCTTTGCATGCTGGTCCGGTAATTCTAGCAGTGTCAAAGCCTCCCTAGTCTTCTTCATTGAAATAATAGGATTCAAGCTCGCCCGATCATGAGTTATATTGTTTCTTGAGGTCCAGATCGCCCACATGACAGTGATGATTTTTGCTTGATCCCTCTCATCGAATCTGGGGTCACATAAAATGTCCCTAGACCATGTTGAGTATTCGAACGGGGCAACTTGCCGTATGCAAAGTCAAAACCCGAAAATGACACTGTGTATTTTGTGTTTATACCCCTCCCATCAAAATTGCTCTCAGATCACCTCACCCCCTCCCGGTTTCTTCTCTCTATATTGTTCTTCTATCCCAAGCCTTGCCTCCACCATgcaccccctcccccctccacCGTCCATCCAGTGGCGGATCTAGGATATTAGCATTGGGGGTGCCAGATAGTGTAATTTAATCTAAATATCATCATAATCCTAGCAAATACTCCTCAAAATAGCATTATATTGTCGGAAAAAATAGTGTCTAGGGTATAATATAAAGTAGACTGCAGATTTAGTGGGGGTGCCATGGCAGCCCCCAGATCCATCCAACTCTGAGCAGAAATGGAATGTGAATGATAAACAAGAATTGTAACTGATCGTAGAAGTCCATGTATGTCATCAAAGTTTAGGAATGTTCCTTTGTTTTTAATAGAATTCCATGTCCATTTCATGAGTTTGTCGTAGGCGGATTCATGATTGGCGCGGGAGAAAATTGTTTGGTGCTTTGTACCGATGGTGAAGTTTGGTCCATGAATTAGGGTTCGTGCTATTGATGCTTGGATTGCACGGACAACCAAATCACACGGGAGAACCCCTTTTTTGTGTCAATTTTAACATCTGCCTTTAATTGGTTGGTTTAAATATCCAAAAGAGGGTTCAATGTTGATGATGTTTTTGTAATTTCGAAAAGCACAACAAACATTCTTGTACAGAAGTATTATAATGTTGttgattgaaaatatttttattattAGAAAAGAAACAAAATGTAATGTTGTTGGTGCGTGTTCTATTTGGAAATTGCCACAACGAGCGCTTAAAGGATTTAAGGGCTTACAATGGTAGATAAGTCTGTATTTTCTTATTTACTCACATACTCCCTTCGTttataaatataagaccttttagagatctCAATATGGGCGACATactgatgtatataaacatattttataatatagattcactcattttgctttataTGTAGTCaacattgaaatctctaaaaagcctTATATCTAGAAACAAAGGGAGTAATTATTTTCTTATGCACCCCTCCGTTCCATGTTAGTTGTCACATCATTTTAAAAACCCAATAAAATACATTATTACATATCTAAAAATTAATCTTTTAGTGAACCAATTGGATGGTTAGGTGGATAGTGATATCTACGGCCCACcaaggttcaaatcctggtgctcgtatttattttagaatttccggCAATGCACGTTCAGTGGGAAGAtgatactcccttcatttttatatacaaggccactatgaaatatacgttttgcatctatacaaggccaccaacagtaatcgtaACAAAATTAATGATATTTTCTTGTGGTAGCAACCTGTTTAATagttgcatgcatgtagtcataatggcAGTCAACTATTTCCTCCACTCAGTTTTCTTGCATGCATGTGGGGTATTAATGATCCCAATAAACGAAAAGAAAAAACTGATTTTCAAAGCAGACATTAAATTTTACATGgatacctgtaatttgagtttgtggccttgtatataaaaatggagggagtatgccGGCTTAGTCTCTCAGATGTGCTCATAGGGATGGGTGTATGTGTGTTTGCGTCCGTACTGTGTTTAACTTTTTTTACTCTTTGAgtgttatctctactcctaatgtctgagtacgtacgtcgttcgttcgttcgttcgacCTCCCCTCCCTCTCATAAACTGCCCCTTCGATCCACCGGTTTTTCTGCTTAAACCGATGCCCCACCCCGCACGCGAATATAACAAAAAAGCCAGGGAAGAAAAACTGCTCATGGTCATGGAACACACGGGCCGCGCCCGTCCCCTCCTAcctcaaaccctagccaccgcaCGTCTCTCCTCTAGCCTCACGTTTGAGCCCCCGATCTAGATGGCGCACGatcgagggaggaggagaggagggacaaGAGGATGCACACTGCCGGCCTCTCTGCACTCCAAGTCTCTAACGCCGGCCTCACCAGTCACCACATGCCCACCGGCCATGGTGGGTCGCGTCCTTGGTGGCATACATCCAGGAAGTCCTAGCGCGGTGAAGGCCCACTCTCCAAAGTCTTGATCCGCTCCAAGCCGCGTAGCCCACCATGGCCGCAGTAGAGGAGGCATAGGACTTTCGCCCACTCGAGAAGGTGTCCCTGGTAGGCTACATCCATGCCATCTCCGCCCCGCATCGACGCACTCACCGTCAGCGAGGTCGGTGACGGCAATGACCTCCGATGTTGGGGCCGTCGTCGTCAAGATAGTTCATGCGCCAGTCCACCCATCGCTCTCACCACACGGAAGAAGAAATGCAAGCACATCTCCCGCCTACTCCCATCCTGACCTGGAACTAACGCGCTATGGTTAGTGTCGTCTCCATCCCCACCCTGCCCCTCGCTACATGGCCACCTTCACCCTCGCCCATGTCATTCATCGATCTCTCCAATCCCGTGGGTACGCTCGCCCCGCCCTAGCCAGCATGGTGGCAACCTACCTGTGAACCCTATCTCCGCCGCCAGTGGCGCTCAGCAAGTTTATGCCGGCTAACACTGCCTTGTAGAGATCCTATGTCACTGACGTGGAAAGAAGCATGGGAAATCAAGCTAATAAGCCAAGCCTATTAGTTAATTTGTAGCGCTACATACTACCAAGTTGTTACTTTGTTAacgttttcctgctgttatttgcaTCTAGGTTTGTTCTATTATGTTCAATCGAATGTGTTTTCTCTGTACATCAATATAGGTTTCATAGATTGAAATTTCTCTCCTTTTCCTGCTATGTTATCTTGCTATGAGACGGACTTTGCCTTTCTTAATACTACAGCCACCAGATTTTGTTTCGAATGCCCTTGATGTCGTGGTGCAGGAATTGATTGCTACCGCAATGCATAGACAAGGCATGAGCCGTTCCAGCCTTTGAGAGTAATCACTGAAGCTGCATGTTctaaaacatgatttggtttccatGTATTCAGTGACAGAGAATGAACTGACATGTGTGAAGAATCTTGAATCAAGGGTAATTCGAGCCCACGAACAAATATTCTTTCCTGTCAGTTATCACATATAGAACCCCATGTAAACTTTGCACTATAGGTAATTGTTGCAGAAGATATAGGGAAACATCTTTTGACTTACGGCTGCAGGTTACCCAATATCTTCAGTTTGAACCATATTTCACAAACCCGTCTTATACTAATTGATCCCCTCTCTTTATTGTTGGAATTACAACACCTATCTATTATTTCTTCTCGGTGTATGGATGAGTTGGCCCTAGATGATATTACAACATTTGCTAAGAAGTTGTTGTCTTCCCAACCCACAATGGTTAGCTGGGGAGATTGCATGCTCCTTGATTTCCCTTTAGGTTTCAACTGCTCTTGACGATATAATGTTCACTATTTCACCATTTTTCTTTGTATGGTGTATGGTTCAGATGTGCTAAGTCCTTGGTTTTACTATGTTAGGTTGAGATCTTGACACAGACGAGTCCAGTCGCCGCACAGGACGTTCGTCCTCATAGCGAACTTGACGAGTCCAGTCAAAGTAAGGAGCACCATGACAGGTTTCTCATGCCTGCCACTGCTTGTGTGAGCTAGAGCGCTTCGAGCCGATGAGAAAATTCACCACTTCCATATCCAGCCAGCGAAGGAACAATCACGGCAGGTAAGCCTTTAACTTAACATGCACGTCTTGCCGGATTATAACACTTAATTTGATTTGGTAACCCTTGCCGCTGTGATGGTCGGTGTGAGGTCCCTCTCCTTTTCTCCCGACcgaggaagaagagaagagaaaCATAGGAGGAGGAATTCAGAACTGTATTTCATCAATTCAAAATTGCCTTTATTCACTTACAGGTTTCAGACCAAGTACCTCACCTAGCCGGCACACATGCCCCACTCACACATAATTAACTCACACACACCCTTGATGCACCACCGAACACCACATATGGAGGAGGTGGCACCAGCGTACAACTAAGGCACGGCGTCAGGCGTGACATGGTTTTGTATTCTGATCGTTTTTTGGATGCAACATTTCTTGGGTAAGTCTATACAGTGTGATACAAATAATTTAAACATGCTCTGAGTGTTGGaacgatttatttatttttgcgTTTTGTTTGtcctctatttattttatttttatgctGATATTGCAGGGTTTAAGGACTGCTTCAATATTGTAGGAAAAAGTGTGGAATTGGAAGCATCGGAAGAAACGGTAATGAAGGCAAGAACGACTTAAAAAATCTTTTGGTTGTTGTTTACTGTGGTCTTCTTACATAATTTAAGTTTTAGATCCAATGCATAAGCAAAAAATGCTAGCTTCTTAACACCTgtgagatgatatgcaggagagtataattatttatttactgaggGAAGGAGAGGATATAATTTAGGTATAAGATACGTGTTCATTTTACTTTTACTTCGGCATATGGTTATGCTCCTTTTTTGTAGCCAGATCAAACTCGGCACATATGCACATGCACCGTGCACCTCACTGATGTGAGGATCCATTCCCCTCAATCTCCTCTTAATCTCCAACATCCCCCCCCCTTCTGATGTTCGTGTACTTGACCAAAAGTGAGTGCTCCGTGGAGCAAAGCTCAACCTAAGTCTTCATCAACGCAAGACGGGGCGGGAGGGAGCGGGGAGTTTTTCAGCCGCATGAATGTGGAAGGCGCTAGACAAATCAGAGATGTATTATGCTTCTATCGAGGTAATTGATGGGAGAGGCTCTCATGTTTTGTTCTTGATCCTCAATCAAAGCGATTGGTCAGTGTGTTTCTGTACGATGCCCAAATGCCCTTACATGTTTCAACTTTCATTTTTTTTAGTCTTAATAGGTGGGTCTCATCTATTTTTGGTTGCAGGTGTTTGAGAGGGTCATCATACACATAAGAGGGGTTCAATATCTTTAACTCACAGACCAGGTTAGCACGCATGGCATGCAGATTCTACTACTTGATGTAGCCTTTCTTATAGATGTAGCCTTTCTTATAGATGGCATGAATTGAGCTGCGCAATGTCCTATTATTACTCTGTTACTCAAAGAGTTGGTATTCCCAAATAGTAAGAACATAGAAGATCTTTAGTGAGTTATTGCACATATTTTATTCTGAGCTCCTAGAAAATCTTTTGCGGTTTAAGCGCAATCCATATTATAGTTCTTTTATACCAATTAAGTTCACTATTCAACGGAATTCCTTTTCACTGAAATAAGAACCACGTAATGCTTACAATTGATCTAGTCAGCTGGATAACTAAATGAGTTAATACTATGCATAGTATCTTTTGACATATGTAATGTGGGGTAGAAGACCAGTGTCTCTTCCTAGGGATTTCTGGAGGCAACATGCCTCTGATTAACTATTTTGCTTTTGGCTTCCTGCTATTGTATTTTATGTTGTCTACTACTACTTTTAAGGCTTTTTCACACTGAATTTCAAATGCTAATACTTTTACAACAAGTTGTCTCGGATAATACAACAACCCAGACATCAATGAAGCAAATAACTTGATTAAAAGGTACATTCCTGATTACCCATGTCTAGCTATTTTTCGATCTTGACTAACACAAAGGGTGCAATATGTAGGTTCAAGGAGCTCCAACGCTTTCTATGGCCAAAGAAGTCATTCAAGCCAGATTTTCCTTCAAGATAACAATATTGCCTGTCCATTAAACAATACGAGAGAGATAGAGCGTTACTGTCTTACATTTTTCAATATCCCTAGCTTTATTTTCATTGTTATGATAATTGTGGTGTTTAAAAAACTAGAATGCCTTGTGCCATGATGTGTGGATTTTGCAACCCATATTATCTCCTATTAGACTGGATGTGATCATAATAATTATTTTTTATCATTGGTTGTCATGAAGTAGAGCTTATTTTGTGGATGGATTCATTTTTTAATGTTTCCAGGCTTTTAGTTTTCCTTTATAGTATTGAGTTGATTCCCGTGAAGGGCGGGGACCCATGTTGGACGTGTAAATGAGGGGAGTGTCATTGACGCGGTACCGGAGACGTCTCATGGAGAGAGGGGAGGGTGTAAAAGTGGTGGATTGCAAATGTTTGGATGTGCTTGATCTAGCGATTGGTATGCACAGTGGCGGAGCTTAGTGAGGGCCATCCTAGGCCATCGTCCCCCAGCCCATGAGATTTTCTTTGACTACCCAATAATAGATGACCCATATATTAGTGAAAATCGGCCCAAAATCTTGCTCTGGTCGCCCCCTCCCCCCCAGCCCATTGCCCCTCCTAGAATATGGCCCAAGCTCCGCCACTGGGCATGCATGCTTGAACAATAGTTCTTATGTTACCTGAGGACTAA is drawn from Triticum dicoccoides isolate Atlit2015 ecotype Zavitan chromosome 4A, WEW_v2.0, whole genome shotgun sequence and contains these coding sequences:
- the LOC119284871 gene encoding MFP1 attachment factor 1-like, with translation MGPDELPKAAAAGAEEAAPFSFSIWPPTQRTRDAVVRRLVDTLAGDTLLCKRYGAVPAADAEPAARAIEAEAFDAAAVTGGAAASVEEGIEALQLYSKEVSRRLLDFVKSRSAAAKAEPPAEEALAVKEETSQA